The Desulfuromonas acetoxidans DSM 684 genome segment CTGCTGACTGAGCTGACCAAGCGTTTTCCGTGCAGAATCGGCATTCTCCATCAATATGGTTTCAGTGATTTCCAATTCCAATTGTTCCGGAGGAAAGTTGGTCTCCTGAAGGATCTTTTTGACTTTATATATCAAAGAAAGATCATCAAATTGTCGACCGGACAAATTAACCGAGAGCTGCAATGGAACATTGAGCTGACATTGAAGCTGCTGTATCTGAAGGCACGCCTGGCGCAATACCCACTCACCGAGAGCGACAATCTGACCGGTACTTTCAACCACGGGAATAAACATCTCAGGCGGCACCACCTCACCCTGAGCCCGGTTCCAGCGCACCAATGCTTCAACACCGGTTAACTTTTGCCGACTCCAATCAAATTGTGGCTGGAAATACACTTCGAATTGCTGATCAATCAGCGCATGACGAAGTTGTTCTTCCAACTCAAGTTGGCGCGTGGCATTTTTGTTCATCTCTTCAGAAAAGAAGCAGTAGCCATTGCCATGATCATACTTGGCCGCGTACATGGCCATATCGGCATTACGCATCAGGAGTTCAGCATTGTCGCCATCCTGTGGATAGACAGAGATTCCGAGACTCGCAGAAACAACCAATTCCCGCTCCGCAAGAAAATAAGGTTGAGATAGCACATCAAGAACTTTACGGGCAATATGAGGCAAGTTGCTGATCTGTTTAAAGCCGGAGAGTATAACCACAAATTCATCCCCTCCGAGACGTGCAGCCGTATCATTATCACGCAAACAACTGCGCAGTCTTCGTGCCGCATCTTTCAACAGCAGGTCGCCAACGGAGTGTCCCAGCGTATCGTTGACCTTTTTAAATTGATCAAGATCGATAAACATCACCGCCAGATAGTGTGAAAATCGACGAGCATCGGCAATGGCATGAATCAGACGATCCTGTAGCAAAACTCGGTTCGGCAGCCCTGTCAAAGTATCGTAATACGCCAGTTGATGGATTTTTTGTTCCGCCTGCTTACGTTCAGAAATATTACGAAAGATACCGCGAACGCTGTGCGGTTGCCCCTCATCCTGTCTCAAGCTGATATTGCCTTCAAGCAGGACCGCACGGCCATCTTTACATTGGAATGTCACCTCTATCGGTCCGAGTTCGGCACCATCCAGCAACGAAATCACTCGATTACGACAGATCGGACGGTCTGCAGATGAGATTACGTCGAAAATATTCAATGAGGGGATATCATGATCAAGATAACCGAGGGTTTCTTTCCATGCTCGGTTCACATAGAGGATCGAACCATCAAGACGTACGGATTGAATCAGGTCTGAGGCATTTTCAAACAGGTCGAGGTAATGCTCTTGCAGTTTCACCTGTTTGACCAACGCTTGACGAAGTCGCCGCGACCAGATTCCAACCAGTCCCCCGGCGATACTGCCATACACGGCAGGAAAATAGTAAACCTGCACTCGCCAGACCGGAGCACCGATGTAGAGCTTTTGAACAACGGACAATGCGCTAAGCAGCAATGCCCCAAGGATTGGCAAAACAAGAAAATCCACACAGAGATTCTTCCGCCGACAGATTTCACTCCATTTCATTACAGGTCCCCCATACAAATCAAGCCATGAAATAATTCTAGCTCATTGAGGAAAGAAAATCGCATAAAAAAGAGGCCCCCCTTGTTAAGGGGAGCCTCAAACTTCCTTTATTCGGCAGACTTGCGGCTTAGTCCATCAAGGGCTCCTCTTTCCCCCAGTTTTCCAAGCCCATCCCCTGAAAGCGAGGGATCCAAGGGGACTTTTCCATGGTCTGCGGTGACTCGAGCTCTTCCAAATCACCTTGGTCATCGTCATTAACCGGCGATCCGGTGGCCTGAGGTTGATAAATAACGCCTGATGTCGACGAAGAGGTGTTGTCAATCGCACTAGAAATCGAGTCGGTCGGCTCAGCAACGGTCGGCTCAGCAACGGTCGGCTCAGCAACGGTCGGCTCAGCAACGGTCGGCTCAGCAACGGTCGGCTCAGCAACGGTCGGCTCAGCAACAACTGGTTCAGCAACAACTGGTTCAGCAACAACTGGTTCAGCAACAACTGGTTCAGCAACAACTGGTTCAGCAACAACTGGTTCAGCAACAACCGGTTTGGCAACAACCGGTTTGGCAGCAACCGGCTCCGTAACAACGGGTGCAACCGTTATCTGCGCATACAACTGATTCAACGCCGTTTCAACACCGGTCCAGAGATCCAGCTCACCATCCGCGTAAAAATAATCCGCGACCCCGAGCAACTGGCCGTTTTGAGCATTGATAATTTTGGCATGAAAACTCTTGATCGTTTTGGTCGGTTCACTATCGTCCGTCAGGTCGACAACCCGTTGCCATCGACACAACAACTGCGCATCAGCCGGTGAGCTACCGTCTGCCGGTTGCCAACCCAGGTTATAAACAGCATCGGTCACTTGGGATACCCTGATTTCTGTTGGTGGTTGTTCAACCACCACCGCAACTCGGGCATCTTGCGACAATCGCCAATGGGAGTCGAGATCAACATGGAGATGACTGCATGCACTGACCAGGGCCAGGCTGAGCAGAACAAACAGGAAACGGATAGGTGTCTTCATGGGTGCAATTCTCCCTGAGTGGCAGGCCAAGTATTATCGATCAGCTTGTGAATTTGCTGATCATTCAAGTCAAGCGGCGGCATAACAGCCAGTGGCCGGATCTGGCGCGGATTTTTAATCCAACGCGTCAAACCGTCGGCTGTCCACAACTGGTTATCCTTAAAGTTCTTCAAGTAAAAGGGCGTCAACAAACCGGAAAGGTTGGGGGCAATGGTGTCCGTACCTAACCCACCCAAATGTGGTGTCAACACACGATGACAAGCCCCACAGTGTTTTTCAAAAGGATGTTCCTCACTGGCAGGATTCTCAAAATGGACAATAGTGACGTCGTCGCTATCCTGCTCAAGCGGATTCACCCCCCCGGCGAGAAGAGCCAGAATCACCAACTGACGATCTTTCTCACCCAGAGCGAAATCGGGCATATAATAGGCGGGTTCCAACAAGGCCTGGATCAATTCATCAACAGACCGTTGGGCTAAAAGTTGATCAAGATCCGCCGCAAG includes the following:
- a CDS encoding putative bifunctional diguanylate cyclase/phosphodiesterase, which codes for MKWSEICRRKNLCVDFLVLPILGALLLSALSVVQKLYIGAPVWRVQVYYFPAVYGSIAGGLVGIWSRRLRQALVKQVKLQEHYLDLFENASDLIQSVRLDGSILYVNRAWKETLGYLDHDIPSLNIFDVISSADRPICRNRVISLLDGAELGPIEVTFQCKDGRAVLLEGNISLRQDEGQPHSVRGIFRNISERKQAEQKIHQLAYYDTLTGLPNRVLLQDRLIHAIADARRFSHYLAVMFIDLDQFKKVNDTLGHSVGDLLLKDAARRLRSCLRDNDTAARLGGDEFVVILSGFKQISNLPHIARKVLDVLSQPYFLAERELVVSASLGISVYPQDGDNAELLMRNADMAMYAAKYDHGNGYCFFSEEMNKNATRQLELEEQLRHALIDQQFEVYFQPQFDWSRQKLTGVEALVRWNRAQGEVVPPEMFIPVVESTGQIVALGEWVLRQACLQIQQLQCQLNVPLQLSVNLSGRQFDDLSLIYKVKKILQETNFPPEQLELEITETILMENADSARKTLGQLSQQGIRLAIDDFGTGYSSLNYLNTFPVDRLKIDKSFLVNVMHDDNHAAIVATIISMADTLGLSVIAEGVETMEQVSFLSDLGCQAMQGFIFSEPLPREELEEFVQKGWPFQQ
- the extS gene encoding selenite/tellurite reduction operon c-type cytochrome lipoprotein ExtS, with the translated sequence MVLRLAILILLLGLTVPVSGETLNSCLECHSRVVLSHDFVTDSPIALMDCVGCHRGNPQTRRKDLAHSQRTDADYAWFRLVDTPIMNAARQSIDRFACRRCHVQNRKGNTLAADLDQLLAQRSVDELIQALLEPAYYMPDFALGEKDRQLVILALLAGGVNPLEQDSDDVTIVHFENPASEEHPFEKHCGACHRVLTPHLGGLGTDTIAPNLSGLLTPFYLKNFKDNQLWTADGLTRWIKNPRQIRPLAVMPPLDLNDQQIHKLIDNTWPATQGELHP